One window of Vitis riparia cultivar Riparia Gloire de Montpellier isolate 1030 chromosome 5, EGFV_Vit.rip_1.0, whole genome shotgun sequence genomic DNA carries:
- the LOC117914981 gene encoding beta-amylase 1, chloroplastic-like → METEATPAEREYKEGGAKATGKGVPVYVMIPLDSVTMGNGVNTWEGMKERMQKLKSAGVEGVMMDVWWGLVEREAPGTYNWGGYVELLEMAKQHVLKVQAVMSFHKCGGNVGDSCTIPLPNWVVEEINKDPDLAYTDQWGRRNYEYVSLGSDTLPVLKGRTPVQCYADFMRAFRDNFKHLLGDTIVEIQVGMGPSGELRYPSYPEQNGTWKFPGIGAFQCYDKYMLSSLKAAAEAAGKPKWGSTGPTDAGHYNNWPEDTQFFRREGGGWTSPYGEFFLNWYSQMLLDHGERILSSAKSIFQDMGVKISVKVSGIHWHYGTRSHAPELTAGYYNTRFRDGYIPIAQMLARHGAILNFTCIEMRDHEQPQDARCAPEKLVRQVALATRKARVPLAGENALPRYDETAHEQILRASSLNFDGEEREMCAFTYLRMNPDLFQADNWRRFVAFVKKMKEGKNAH, encoded by the exons ATGGAGACGGAGGCGACACCGGCAGAGAGGGAGTACAAGGAGGGGGGTGCAAAGGCTACGGGGAAGGGGGTGCCGGTTTACGTGATGATACCTTTGGATAGTGTGACGATGGGGAATGGTGTGAATACGTGGGAGGGGATGAAAGAGAGGATGCAGAAGCTGAAGAGCGCGGGTGTGGAGGGGGTGATGATGGACGTCTGGTGGGGACTGGTGGAGAGGGAGGCCCCTGGCACCTATAATTGGGGTGGCTACGTGGAGCTCCTGGAGATGGCCAAGCAGCATGTGCTCAAAGTTCAGGCGGTCATGTCCTTCCATAAATGTGGTGGAAACGTCGGTGACTCCTGCAC GATCCCTTTACCTAACTGGGTTGTGGAAGAGATCAACAAAGATCCGGACCTTGCATACACTGATCAATGGGGGAGGAGAAATTATGAATATGTGTCCCTTGGGTCTGATACTCTTCCAGTCCTCAAGGGGCGAACACCCGTCCAGTGTTATGCTGACTTCATGCGTGCATTCAGAGACAATTTCAAGCATCTTCTTGGTGACACCATTGTG GAAATCCAAGTGGGGATGGGACCATCAGGTGAGCTCCGCTACCCTTCATATCCAGAGCAAAATGGGACATGGAAATTCCCAGGCATTGGAGCATTCCAGTGTTATGACAAG TATATGCTCAGTAGCTTGAAAGCTGCTGCAGAAGCTGCTGGCAAACCAAAATGGGGTAGCACCGGTCCCACAGATGCTGGCCACTACAACAACTGGCCAGAAGATACACAGTTTTTCCGACGAGAAGGAGGGGGTTGGACCAGTCCTTATGGTGAATTCTTTCTTAACTGGTATTCTCAGATGCTTCTAGACCATGGTGAGAGAATACTGTCATCAGCCAAGTCCATCTTTCAGGACATGGGAGTTAAGATCTCAGTCAAGGTTTCAGGTATTCACTGGCACTATGGGACACGGTCCCATGCTCCAGAGCTCACGGCAGGGTACTATAACACACGGTTCCGAGATGGATACATTCCTATTGCTCAAATGTTAGCACGCCATGGTGCCATACTCAACTTCACCTGCATAGAGATGCGTGATCATGAGCAGCCACAGGATGCTCGTTGTGCACCCGAGAAGCTTGTGAGGCAAGTGGCTCTAGCAACTCGGAAAGCTCGAGTCCCACTTGCTGGGGAAAATGCATTGCCTCGATATGATGAGACTGCGCATGAGCAGATCTTGAGAGCATCATCCTTGAATTTTGACGGTGAAGAAAGAGAGATGTGTGCTTTTACATACTTGAGAATGAATCCGGACCTATTCCAGGCAGACAACTGGAGAAGGTTTGTTGCATTTGTGAAAAAGATGAAGGAAGGGAAGAATGCACACTAG